In the genome of Terribacillus sp. FSL K6-0262, one region contains:
- a CDS encoding SDR family NAD(P)-dependent oxidoreductase — protein MKEFKGQVVLITGAAGAIGSSVARAFAEAGAKLALLDLSEEALEAATATIEADKLLLPADVTIETDIENAVKATCRRFGRIDVFINHAGISGDFVHITEQTVESMEEVLQVNVVGAFLGLKHVLRVMTKQESGVVVNTGCSGSLLGGPGMSTYVASKHAILGLNKTAALEVAEYGIRVNAVCPSSIDTEWMSAIETKAAKGNEKAARRGFEASVPMKRYGEVDEVTGLILFLASARSSFITGSYFRIDGGQGTTSV, from the coding sequence GTGAAGGAATTCAAAGGACAGGTTGTATTGATCACTGGTGCTGCCGGCGCTATTGGATCATCGGTCGCGAGAGCTTTTGCGGAAGCAGGCGCGAAGCTTGCGCTGCTCGATCTTTCAGAGGAGGCATTGGAAGCAGCCACTGCAACCATCGAAGCAGACAAACTTTTGCTCCCTGCAGACGTTACCATAGAGACAGATATCGAGAATGCTGTCAAGGCGACATGCCGCCGGTTCGGACGAATTGATGTATTTATCAACCATGCCGGCATCAGCGGCGATTTCGTCCATATAACGGAACAAACGGTAGAAAGTATGGAGGAAGTGCTCCAGGTGAATGTAGTCGGCGCCTTCCTCGGATTGAAACATGTATTGCGTGTCATGACAAAACAGGAAAGCGGCGTGGTAGTCAATACAGGATGCAGCGGCAGTCTGCTTGGCGGTCCCGGCATGAGCACCTATGTAGCCTCGAAGCATGCCATACTCGGACTGAATAAGACTGCAGCATTGGAGGTCGCAGAGTATGGTATCCGTGTCAATGCCGTTTGTCCTTCCTCTATCGATACGGAATGGATGTCTGCCATCGAGACAAAGGCAGCCAAAGGAAATGAGAAAGCGGCACGCCGCGGTTTTGAAGCGAGTGTGCCGATGAAACGATATGGGGAAGTCGATGAGGTGACCGGATTGATACTATTCCTTGCCTCTGCCCGGTCCAGCTTCATCACCGGCTCTTATTTCAGGATCGATGGCGGCCAAGGTACAACTTCCGTCTAA
- a CDS encoding O-antigen ligase family protein: MQALTEKLKDNHHTFEKLFIFFILAQPFLDLLSYFGIPVSNPVRLLVIPIGALYMLGYPNRRWSRNTLIYMTLLAVYFAINFGVSMIWKDPVSAVGELTFILKTFFFITALLVYVMIFRHIGGNREWQVMVPKYLFINTSVVSLVMLLAEITGTGKRSYDYLEKQGHSGWFFSGNEISAILGMGFCGAMIYYLFIKKSSFAQIICTVLIAVMIWAMLTIGTKVAFGAALLVLGLAFIVLLVQAIIERRNFIQAGVVLVLLAVTILVSPEMPIGNNLGLSVDMANEKAAQQQEAEAPPIPAEGEEGEAPPPGSVRQWSSWQLMALNGREEFFGTVLYYFEHAPVIQKAFGMGIGGNYTGEEPRIIEMDILDWFFGFGFIGTLILVLPLVFVIGSILVFIFKQRFRTLNATALFSGIGACIGLGAAFIAGHILSSPASGFYLALFLGFLYGLLKQKPGKFFQ; encoded by the coding sequence TTGCAAGCTCTGACAGAAAAACTCAAAGACAATCATCATACATTCGAAAAACTGTTCATTTTCTTCATCTTAGCTCAGCCGTTTCTCGACCTGCTGTCGTATTTCGGGATTCCAGTATCCAATCCTGTCCGGCTGCTCGTCATACCAATCGGGGCACTGTATATGCTTGGTTATCCAAATCGGCGCTGGAGCAGGAATACCCTCATCTATATGACCTTGCTTGCCGTATACTTTGCCATCAATTTCGGCGTCAGTATGATCTGGAAGGATCCTGTTTCAGCTGTTGGCGAGCTGACATTCATCCTGAAGACGTTCTTCTTCATCACTGCACTGCTTGTTTATGTGATGATTTTCCGGCATATCGGCGGGAATCGGGAATGGCAAGTGATGGTGCCGAAATATCTATTCATCAATACGAGTGTCGTCAGTTTGGTGATGCTCCTTGCCGAGATAACAGGAACCGGGAAACGGAGCTATGATTACTTGGAAAAGCAAGGGCATTCCGGCTGGTTCTTTTCCGGCAATGAAATCAGTGCCATCTTGGGCATGGGTTTCTGCGGTGCGATGATTTACTATCTATTCATAAAGAAAAGCAGCTTTGCACAAATTATATGTACAGTTCTGATAGCGGTCATGATATGGGCGATGCTCACGATCGGCACCAAGGTCGCTTTCGGGGCAGCCTTGCTTGTGCTCGGGCTTGCATTCATCGTTCTTCTTGTACAGGCAATCATCGAACGAAGGAACTTCATCCAGGCCGGAGTCGTCCTTGTCCTGCTGGCAGTCACAATCCTCGTCTCGCCTGAGATGCCGATCGGAAACAACCTTGGCTTATCAGTCGATATGGCAAATGAAAAAGCAGCCCAGCAGCAAGAGGCAGAGGCCCCTCCGATACCGGCAGAAGGGGAAGAAGGAGAGGCTCCGCCTCCCGGAAGTGTCAGGCAGTGGAGTTCCTGGCAGCTCATGGCACTGAATGGCCGGGAAGAATTCTTCGGTACCGTGCTTTATTATTTCGAGCATGCACCTGTCATTCAGAAAGCATTCGGTATGGGAATCGGCGGGAACTATACCGGGGAAGAACCAAGGATAATCGAGATGGATATCCTGGACTGGTTCTTTGGCTTCGGATTTATCGGGACACTCATCTTGGTACTGCCATTGGTGTTTGTCATCGGCAGCATCCTGGTCTTCATCTTCAAGCAGCGATTCCGGACGTTGAACGCGACAGCATTGTTCAGCGGAATCGGGGCTTGTATCGGTCTCGGTGCAGCATTCATTGCCGGGCACATCCTGTCATCACCGGCATCCGGATTTTATTTGGCATTGTTCCTCGGGTTCCTGTATGGCTTGCTCAAGCAGAAACCAGGGAAATTCTTTCAATAG
- a CDS encoding glycosyltransferase family 2 protein, which translates to MKIAVLIPCYNEEQTIGDVIDAFRNQLPNADIYVFDNNSKDKTSEIARRHGAIVRHEYQQGKGHVVRSMFRNIEADCYVMVDGDNTYPAEFVHDLIAPIQEGRANMVIGDRLSNGTYVKENKRKFHNLGNTMVKNCINFLYKKKLSDIMTGYRAFDRLFVKTMPIMSPGFEIETEMTIHALDKRLSIVEVPIIYRDRPEGSYSKLNTLADGRKVLYKIFSLFKEYKPMLFFTAWSALFLLLGLAVGVPVIAEYFATQYITRVPSAILAVGLVVLSVLSFACGAILDTVASNHRKQYELEMNRIQAESKPKPVQGMTRTGGSM; encoded by the coding sequence GTGAAAATAGCTGTATTGATTCCATGCTACAACGAAGAACAAACAATCGGCGATGTCATCGATGCCTTCCGTAATCAGCTGCCGAATGCGGACATCTATGTGTTCGACAACAATTCGAAGGACAAGACGAGTGAGATCGCCCGGCGGCATGGCGCCATAGTCCGCCATGAGTACCAGCAAGGAAAAGGGCATGTCGTCCGTTCGATGTTCCGGAATATCGAGGCAGACTGCTATGTGATGGTCGATGGGGATAATACATATCCTGCTGAATTCGTCCATGACCTGATTGCCCCGATTCAGGAAGGACGCGCCAATATGGTCATTGGCGATCGGCTGTCCAACGGCACCTACGTAAAAGAGAATAAACGCAAATTCCATAACCTCGGCAATACGATGGTGAAAAACTGTATCAACTTCCTATATAAAAAGAAGCTTTCCGATATCATGACCGGCTATCGTGCCTTCGATCGTCTTTTCGTGAAGACAATGCCGATCATGAGCCCGGGCTTCGAGATTGAGACAGAGATGACCATCCATGCCCTTGATAAGCGGCTGTCGATCGTCGAGGTGCCGATCATTTATCGGGACCGCCCGGAAGGAAGCTATTCAAAATTGAACACATTGGCTGACGGCCGCAAGGTGCTGTATAAAATCTTCTCGCTGTTCAAGGAATACAAGCCGATGCTCTTCTTCACAGCCTGGTCCGCCCTGTTTCTCTTACTCGGATTAGCTGTCGGCGTCCCGGTGATTGCAGAATATTTTGCCACACAGTACATCACCCGGGTACCTTCCGCCATCCTCGCTGTCGGTTTGGTCGTCCTGTCGGTGCTGAGTTTTGCTTGCGGTGCCATATTGGATACGGTGGCATCCAATCATCGCAAACAATATGAATTGGAAATGAACCGGATCCAGGCAGAAAGCAAACCAAAACCTGTCCAAGGTATGACGAGAACTGGGGGCTCCATGTAA
- a CDS encoding EamA family transporter — protein MENAQPGHDSPDKQKLGIALILLSAVFTSVGQLLWKIADGNINIPLLIGCICYGAGAVTMMIAFRFGKLSVLHPLLSLGYVFALIMGAILLDEHISATHILGTALIIVGAILIGGGEN, from the coding sequence ATGGAGAACGCACAGCCCGGACACGACAGCCCTGACAAGCAGAAACTGGGTATCGCCCTGATTCTTTTGTCGGCCGTCTTTACAAGTGTCGGTCAGTTATTATGGAAAATCGCAGATGGAAATATCAACATCCCGCTCCTGATTGGCTGTATCTGCTATGGGGCAGGAGCGGTGACAATGATGATCGCCTTCCGTTTTGGCAAGCTTAGCGTGCTGCACCCGCTGTTGAGCCTTGGTTATGTATTTGCATTGATAATGGGCGCGATTCTATTGGATGAACATATATCAGCCACGCATATACTCGGAACAGCATTGATCATTGTCGGGGCAATCTTGATCGGGGGTGGGGAAAATTAG
- a CDS encoding cell wall-binding repeat-containing protein: protein MERNRATYLIVFCAGLFLTCMAWILPADVQAESSSHTFSTGTATVQLPDGKTVEVTNDKNGTLRIMGDAGTLYDSTIPDADIASIQEAEMADDSYLIVEYRTHGTAQALQFDVLHVTSEKLERIYQSDLYEGARLTVAKDRSELEVSYPKIEQDVPLAEPKEVYIEAFTVAQEQVTKEDKRTEPAESSTKARTFRASAAGYTNPSYDTISRKLTAAAVKYDVPPEIVKSIAFRESGWKQYWTGTTPAYQDSCSVSDGSNVVIGYDCIGIGIMQVSDYDRSDKQEIQKLMHDIDYNIDRGMQILKDKWNEANAKAESTLAYNLIPKVNDGNPDKLENWYFAILAYNGRLERNDPIANPQTAYQELIYKEMENNSLVATTPFPTHLLTPGRISGKLGSYFSFQTNQVSTPGPLHESTQNYGNGSTVYVTADKLTLRSSPNGSAIGTLPRGEKLTITGGYTANDSSVNHYVWYPVRTSSGKTGYVASGYLSKDPVVVHNLEGARRNATSASISNFGWHLESPEAVVLGRSDLPIDAFTGSVLAAQLDSPLLLTDQDKLEQVTITEIERLDPSTIYIVGAEPAISKSVESSLRQNFPDSRIERVAGSHRYATAVKVAEEVASVSSKPSEIFLAVGDEKSPDALTIGPHAGSEGIPILLTRTDQLHDEVKNYIKRNGIKKVTIIGSETVVSKRVSDQIKQLGASVGRVYGPDRYSTNAAVITKYHGTNPDQVFFANGQTTVDSLSGAPLAAKYDAPIVLTRPDAVTKPTRAFLNKIGDQPEIFYLGSDAAITDNTRKELEGILR, encoded by the coding sequence GTGGAAAGAAACAGAGCGACGTATCTCATTGTCTTTTGTGCTGGTCTATTTCTCACATGTATGGCATGGATCCTGCCGGCTGATGTGCAGGCAGAATCGTCCAGCCATACTTTTTCAACTGGCACTGCGACGGTACAATTGCCGGATGGGAAAACAGTCGAAGTTACGAATGATAAAAATGGTACGCTCCGAATCATGGGGGATGCCGGGACACTTTATGATTCCACGATTCCAGATGCCGATATAGCTTCCATCCAGGAAGCCGAGATGGCTGACGATTCCTATTTGATTGTTGAATATCGTACGCATGGTACTGCCCAAGCCTTGCAATTCGATGTGTTGCATGTGACAAGCGAAAAGCTGGAACGCATTTATCAATCTGATTTATATGAAGGGGCAAGGCTCACTGTTGCGAAGGACCGTTCCGAGCTTGAAGTCAGCTATCCGAAAATCGAACAGGATGTGCCGCTTGCCGAGCCAAAGGAAGTATATATCGAGGCATTCACGGTAGCACAGGAGCAAGTGACGAAAGAAGATAAGAGAACGGAACCGGCAGAAAGCAGTACAAAGGCACGTACATTCCGTGCAAGTGCAGCCGGATATACGAACCCAAGCTATGACACGATCAGCCGTAAGCTGACAGCGGCAGCCGTCAAATATGATGTGCCGCCGGAAATCGTCAAATCCATCGCTTTCCGTGAAAGCGGATGGAAGCAGTATTGGACTGGCACCACGCCTGCGTATCAGGATTCCTGCAGCGTTTCGGATGGATCGAATGTAGTGATCGGCTACGACTGCATCGGTATCGGGATCATGCAGGTCTCTGACTATGATCGAAGCGACAAGCAGGAAATCCAAAAGCTGATGCACGATATCGATTATAATATCGATCGCGGTATGCAAATTTTGAAAGATAAATGGAATGAAGCCAATGCAAAAGCCGAATCCACTCTAGCCTATAATCTGATACCGAAAGTCAATGACGGGAATCCTGATAAGCTGGAAAACTGGTACTTTGCCATTCTGGCATATAATGGCCGCCTGGAGCGGAATGATCCGATAGCCAATCCGCAGACTGCTTACCAGGAGCTTATTTATAAGGAAATGGAAAATAACTCATTGGTTGCAACGACGCCATTCCCGACCCACCTTTTAACACCGGGCAGGATCAGCGGGAAGCTTGGTTCCTATTTCTCCTTCCAGACAAATCAAGTATCCACTCCCGGCCCATTGCATGAAAGCACCCAGAATTATGGGAATGGAAGCACGGTTTACGTGACTGCGGATAAGCTTACATTGCGCAGCAGCCCGAATGGGTCAGCCATCGGCACCTTGCCTCGCGGTGAGAAGCTGACAATCACTGGAGGCTATACTGCCAATGATTCCAGTGTAAATCATTATGTCTGGTACCCTGTACGCACCAGCAGCGGGAAAACGGGATATGTAGCAAGCGGTTATCTGAGCAAGGATCCAGTAGTCGTACACAATCTGGAAGGTGCCCGCCGCAATGCTACAAGCGCAAGCATCTCCAACTTTGGCTGGCACTTGGAATCTCCAGAAGCAGTCGTGCTTGGCCGCAGTGACCTGCCAATCGATGCCTTTACCGGAAGCGTGCTGGCAGCACAGCTGGATTCACCGCTTCTTTTGACTGACCAGGACAAGCTCGAACAAGTGACCATTACCGAAATAGAGCGTCTGGATCCTTCCACGATCTATATCGTAGGCGCAGAACCAGCCATTTCGAAAAGTGTCGAGAGCAGCCTGCGTCAGAATTTCCCTGATAGCAGGATCGAGCGTGTAGCTGGTTCCCATCGATATGCGACAGCTGTAAAAGTGGCAGAAGAAGTAGCGTCGGTTTCAAGTAAGCCATCGGAAATCTTCCTGGCCGTCGGAGATGAGAAATCCCCTGATGCCCTGACAATCGGGCCGCATGCAGGAAGCGAAGGAATCCCTATCCTGCTTACAAGAACGGATCAGCTGCATGATGAGGTTAAGAACTATATCAAACGTAATGGTATCAAAAAAGTGACGATCATCGGCAGCGAGACCGTCGTTTCAAAACGTGTATCCGATCAAATCAAGCAGCTTGGTGCATCGGTCGGGCGTGTATATGGCCCTGATCGTTATTCGACAAATGCAGCGGTGATCACGAAGTATCATGGAACCAATCCGGATCAAGTATTCTTCGCTAACGGGCAGACGACAGTGGATAGTCTGTCAGGTGCCCCGCTGGCAGCCAAGTATGATGCCCCGATTGTCCTGACAAGACCGGATGCTGTAACCAAGCCGACAAGGGCCTTCCTCAATAAGATCGGCGATCAGCCGGAAATCTTCTATCTCGGCTCTGATGCCGCGATAACAGACAATACACGCAAGGAACTGGAAGGAATATTGCGGTAG
- a CDS encoding TetR/AcrR family transcriptional regulator: MKVKTDRRSRRSVKALKKAYVDLILTQEDKRISIQQIADRADYNRGTFYKHFTDKECLKERILNDFLDGIAVALLEPYKDRAYVDLQEQAPSTMRIFTHIYEERNVLKALRILYPDMGEKMLDVFVRCLSGAFYLETESPRIPVDYDLMIHFQMAATVGFIMRWADTDFKFSTLHVSEQFTELVRVRPYRLVNTTIEKEDGSQT, from the coding sequence ATGAAAGTGAAGACTGACCGACGCAGCAGAAGAAGTGTGAAGGCGCTTAAAAAGGCGTATGTGGATTTGATTCTGACCCAGGAGGATAAACGGATCAGCATTCAGCAGATTGCGGATCGAGCTGACTATAATCGCGGCACCTTTTATAAGCATTTCACTGATAAGGAGTGTCTGAAGGAAAGGATCCTTAACGATTTCCTGGATGGCATAGCCGTTGCATTGCTGGAGCCGTATAAAGACAGGGCTTATGTCGACCTGCAGGAGCAGGCTCCTTCGACGATGCGTATATTCACCCATATCTATGAAGAAAGAAATGTCTTGAAGGCATTGCGGATCCTTTATCCCGATATGGGGGAAAAGATGCTGGACGTCTTTGTCCGATGCTTATCCGGTGCGTTTTATCTGGAAACGGAAAGTCCGCGGATCCCGGTTGATTATGACTTGATGATCCACTTCCAGATGGCTGCCACTGTCGGCTTCATCATGCGCTGGGCAGATACGGACTTCAAATTTTCCACCTTGCATGTTTCGGAACAATTTACGGAATTGGTGCGGGTCCGCCCCTACCGATTAGTCAATACAACGATAGAAAAAGAAGACGGCTCCCAAACATAA
- a CDS encoding AbrB/MazE/SpoVT family DNA-binding domain-containing protein, protein MKSTGITRRVDHLGRVVVPKEIRREFGIEEKDPVEIFVEGDKIIFRKYQPGFTCAVTGEITPENKQYADNLYLSPEGARILYEKLKEEFESN, encoded by the coding sequence ATGAAGAGTACTGGGATTACGAGACGGGTCGATCATCTAGGCCGTGTCGTCGTGCCGAAAGAAATCAGAAGAGAGTTCGGCATAGAAGAGAAAGATCCTGTTGAAATTTTTGTCGAAGGCGACAAGATCATCTTCCGAAAATATCAGCCTGGTTTTACTTGTGCCGTAACGGGAGAAATAACACCGGAAAACAAGCAATATGCAGATAATCTGTATTTAAGTCCGGAAGGTGCCCGTATCCTCTATGAAAAACTTAAAGAAGAATTTGAGTCCAATTAA
- the murJ gene encoding murein biosynthesis integral membrane protein MurJ — MKSKLRMASLLLLFVTLVLKVSGLIRDMLITNYFGAGSEADAYYAAFALPNMFILFLTTGMKSAFVPSYIKYKEKDRGLAHLQDVWKGTLLFSLLISIVFIFIAPLYIGLLYPNLAGDNAQMATIMTIIFLSSLSFVGVNAVLEAYFDAENRYYLSVLAQAIVLLGTIGSALLFADEIGAYAFAFGNLAGVILSLLFKLVLLLPKRTLSLRGRIDWAENKQFYRIFIPVALTAMIGQITLLIDNSFANMLGSSFVTYLNTAKNLTQFPQNIVGVSIGTIVFPLLAAAYAKQDMAGFKANITRGLQIMYFVLLPVLTGMMLLMPEIVSLLFERGNFTSHDVGETSTAAYYYFGTILFYSLVIIINNGFYTMEKGHYMMRLGFLSIGLKFLLNYLFTESFGFIGIPLSTSVTGLVYATACFLLFRKLTGGIPVREMLTDVAKTTAGVLIMGGAVLLIKAMLGDAQPILTILICAAAGVIVFLICVFLMKIKSFYILLGRGGSAAE; from the coding sequence ATGAAGTCGAAACTTCGCATGGCAAGCCTGCTGCTGCTGTTCGTGACCCTCGTGCTGAAGGTTTCCGGGTTGATCAGGGATATGCTGATAACCAATTATTTCGGAGCCGGCAGCGAAGCGGACGCTTATTATGCAGCCTTTGCATTACCGAATATGTTCATTCTTTTCCTGACAACAGGAATGAAGAGCGCATTTGTTCCCAGTTATATCAAATACAAGGAAAAGGACAGGGGGCTGGCGCATCTCCAGGATGTCTGGAAAGGCACGCTCCTGTTCAGTTTGCTGATATCGATCGTTTTCATTTTCATAGCGCCGCTGTATATCGGACTGCTGTATCCGAATTTGGCAGGCGACAACGCGCAGATGGCAACGATCATGACAATCATTTTCCTTTCATCTTTATCATTCGTCGGCGTCAATGCCGTACTGGAGGCATACTTCGATGCGGAGAACAGATATTACTTATCGGTACTCGCACAGGCGATCGTCCTCTTGGGGACCATCGGAAGTGCTCTTCTCTTCGCGGATGAGATAGGAGCGTATGCTTTTGCTTTCGGCAATTTGGCAGGTGTCATCCTGAGCTTGCTTTTCAAGCTGGTGCTGTTGCTGCCAAAACGAACGCTCTCGCTTAGGGGCAGGATTGATTGGGCGGAAAACAAACAGTTTTACCGCATTTTCATCCCGGTAGCGCTCACGGCGATGATTGGGCAGATCACCCTGCTGATCGATAATTCATTTGCCAATATGCTTGGCAGCAGTTTCGTTACATATTTGAATACGGCTAAGAATCTGACGCAATTCCCGCAGAATATCGTCGGGGTGAGCATCGGCACAATCGTATTCCCGCTGCTTGCCGCCGCATATGCCAAGCAAGATATGGCTGGCTTCAAGGCGAACATCACCCGCGGTTTGCAGATTATGTATTTCGTTCTGCTGCCCGTACTGACAGGCATGATGCTCTTGATGCCGGAGATTGTCTCCCTCCTGTTCGAAAGAGGGAATTTCACCTCGCACGATGTTGGGGAGACAAGCACAGCAGCTTACTACTATTTCGGGACGATATTGTTCTACAGCCTGGTCATCATCATCAACAATGGTTTTTATACGATGGAAAAAGGTCATTACATGATGCGGCTCGGGTTCCTATCCATCGGCCTGAAGTTCTTGCTCAACTACTTATTCACGGAAAGCTTCGGTTTTATCGGTATACCGCTTTCTACATCGGTGACGGGTTTGGTTTATGCAACTGCCTGCTTCCTCCTATTCCGGAAGCTCACGGGCGGGATACCTGTACGGGAGATGCTCACGGATGTCGCCAAGACGACTGCCGGGGTGCTGATCATGGGGGGCGCTGTCCTTCTGATCAAAGCCATGTTGGGCGATGCACAGCCAATCCTGACGATTCTGATCTGTGCAGCAGCAGGAGTCATCGTATTTCTGATCTGCGTATTCCTGATGAAAATCAAATCATTCTATATCTTATTGGGAAGAGGCGGCTCCGCTGCTGAGTAA
- a CDS encoding DUF6020 family protein — MTRVPNLLISVAAGLAATISVLAIMQARQDTSLLKYVVLSIVGIGFFYAFLRYRKQIIQSVMEKRYITAGIALLSLYTLISLMDWPLFVNRPWYETVIIDLISLAAIFCFFSFIAFLLLKGGSRWQRTDVSKWQILWYMLPMIFVWMFYLLAFFPGNMSPDSLNHWRQVENMEFNNWHPFAYTMVILVLTQIWDSPAVIVIFQILLMSFVYAYGIYSFRQYGLGKRIAWVAALLWAVLPINGIFSTILWKDVVYSIFIVFLTIFVMKTILQEGENLRTWSGIAIFTVALLGIAFFRNNGLPIAVLTAIGMLLVYRRSWKQLLTPLVLVSALYIVVTGPVFTAYDIQSANPNESMSIPTQQIAAVVSQDGELTEEQLAYLDTILPIEDWDAYNPYLTDRIKFHDNFKDDVIVADMGKYLSVWFDIVKQNPAIVIEAYLKQTSLVWQINKPIDGYTNPYTIDVDPNEMGLETKPVSQTLYDVLEYGLETSRYHTEELFWRPAVFSILIILFSLIASRKLGAIAWLPILPVLFNTATILVGLPAQDYRYQVSNAMVSIFFLLFACLYKKGKEPGDGERTARTRQP, encoded by the coding sequence ATGACGCGCGTTCCAAACCTTTTGATCAGTGTGGCTGCAGGTCTTGCAGCCACTATTTCTGTATTAGCCATCATGCAGGCCAGACAGGATACATCCCTTTTGAAGTATGTCGTCCTTTCCATTGTCGGCATAGGTTTCTTTTATGCATTTCTCCGGTATCGCAAGCAGATCATCCAGTCTGTCATGGAAAAACGCTATATAACGGCAGGCATCGCTTTACTCTCTCTCTATACGCTGATCAGCCTGATGGACTGGCCGCTGTTCGTCAATCGGCCTTGGTATGAGACAGTCATCATCGACCTCATTTCACTTGCGGCCATCTTCTGTTTCTTCTCGTTCATCGCCTTCCTCTTGCTGAAAGGGGGCAGCAGATGGCAGCGGACAGACGTAAGCAAGTGGCAGATCCTATGGTATATGCTGCCGATGATCTTCGTTTGGATGTTTTACTTGCTTGCCTTCTTCCCTGGAAATATGAGTCCGGATTCACTGAACCATTGGCGGCAAGTGGAGAATATGGAGTTTAACAACTGGCATCCATTCGCATATACGATGGTGATTTTGGTGCTGACGCAGATTTGGGATTCGCCGGCTGTCATCGTCATATTCCAAATCCTTCTCATGTCGTTTGTGTATGCTTATGGGATTTATTCCTTCCGTCAATACGGACTTGGAAAGAGAATCGCCTGGGTTGCGGCTCTTCTATGGGCTGTATTGCCGATCAATGGCATCTTCTCCACCATTCTATGGAAGGACGTCGTCTATAGCATCTTCATCGTCTTTCTGACTATCTTTGTCATGAAGACGATATTGCAGGAAGGGGAAAATTTGCGGACGTGGAGCGGGATAGCAATATTCACTGTCGCATTGCTAGGCATTGCCTTCTTCCGTAATAACGGCCTGCCGATCGCCGTCCTAACTGCCATTGGGATGCTCCTCGTTTACCGGCGCAGCTGGAAGCAGCTGCTGACACCGCTTGTGCTTGTCTCGGCACTTTATATAGTTGTCACCGGACCGGTATTTACGGCTTATGATATCCAATCTGCCAATCCTAATGAATCCATGAGCATCCCGACTCAGCAAATTGCTGCGGTGGTCTCCCAGGATGGAGAGCTGACTGAAGAGCAGCTTGCCTATTTGGATACGATCCTGCCCATTGAGGATTGGGATGCGTATAATCCCTATCTGACGGATCGGATCAAATTCCATGACAACTTCAAGGATGATGTCATCGTGGCAGATATGGGCAAGTACTTATCGGTTTGGTTCGATATCGTCAAGCAGAATCCTGCCATCGTCATCGAGGCCTATCTCAAGCAAACTTCCCTGGTATGGCAAATCAATAAACCGATTGATGGCTACACCAATCCGTACACGATCGATGTTGATCCGAATGAAATGGGACTGGAAACAAAACCGGTGAGCCAGACATTATATGATGTATTGGAATACGGATTGGAAACATCCCGCTACCATACGGAAGAGCTTTTCTGGCGCCCGGCGGTATTCAGCATCCTCATCATCCTGTTCAGCTTGATTGCATCCCGCAAGCTCGGGGCGATTGCTTGGCTGCCGATTTTGCCTGTCCTGTTCAACACTGCTACAATCCTTGTCGGTTTGCCGGCACAGGACTATCGCTATCAAGTCAGCAATGCAATGGTGAGCATCTTTTTCCTCCTGTTTGCCTGTCTGTATAAAAAGGGAAAGGAGCCCGGCGATGGAGAACGCACAGCCCGGACACGACAGCCCTGA
- a CDS encoding EamA family transporter, with product MGKISWVLLLSCTILGAGGGFFFKRASDPSVPTYRTLLAGLTCYGSAALINIYVLTMLPYSIVFPLTSITYVWTLLLSYYLLKEHIKLKQIAGVGLLVAGAACLVI from the coding sequence GTGGGGAAAATTAGCTGGGTCTTGCTGCTCTCCTGTACCATACTCGGAGCTGGCGGAGGATTTTTCTTCAAACGGGCAAGCGACCCGTCCGTACCTACGTATCGGACATTGCTGGCCGGACTGACGTGTTACGGTTCTGCTGCCTTGATCAATATATATGTGCTTACGATGCTGCCTTATTCCATCGTCTTTCCGCTGACAAGCATAACCTATGTATGGACGCTATTGCTGTCGTATTATCTTTTGAAAGAGCATATCAAATTAAAGCAAATAGCCGGTGTCGGCCTGCTTGTCGCCGGCGCTGCCTGCCTTGTCATATAA